A section of the Phaseolus vulgaris cultivar G19833 chromosome 8, P. vulgaris v2.0, whole genome shotgun sequence genome encodes:
- the LOC137823744 gene encoding uncharacterized protein, whose product MHALWVSLKDNVKCGNKINDVIKQQTKCSKGSGCVSEWEKMNGYNRPLMPTPTTLVVSRPSNTLARLHELSVGDPSRKIVEMIFQKAWFNTSKPLKKVRTVLRVSCSEEVLERFENYRENVKKVASVQYPRHPRSTVDGNELLRFYGTTVRCFQGKSTKRVHDLCKDPSCYLCQIIQFNFKTQYTDIHLNTSNKELSNRAAARVHSVKKAAIICRIIAGTPVNEVDGEYEGPGSTGLGKMQFSLEKFVAKNPSSILPCFVIIFS is encoded by the exons ATGCATGCCTTATGGGTCTCCTTGAAGGATAATGTCAAATGTGGAAACAAGATCAACGATGTAATCAAGCAGCAAACAAAATGCAGCAAGGGAAGTGGCTGTGTTTCAGAATGGGAGAAAATGAATGGATATAATAGACCTCTAATGCCTACTCCAACCACCCTGGTAGTTTCAAGACCAAGCAATACACTGGCAAGGCTTCATG AACTGAGTGTTGGAGACCCATCAAGAAAAATTGTGGAAATGATCTTTCAAAAAGCTTGGTTCAACACATCAAAGCCACTGAAAAAGGTTAGAACAGTCCTCAGGGTGAGCTGCTCAGAAGAAGTCCTTGAAAGGTTTGAAAATTATAGAGAAAATGTGAAGAAGGTGGCCTCTGTGCAATATCCAAGGCATCCAAGGAGCACAGTTGATGGGAATGAGCTGTTGCGGTTCTATGGTACTACAGTGAGATGTTTCCAAGGGAAATCTACAAAGAGAGTTCATGACCTCTGTAAAGATCCATCTTGTTATCTTTGCCaaataattcaatttaatttcaaGACACAATACACCGACATTCACCTCAATACAAGTAACAAAGAGTTGAGTAACAGAGCAGCTGCCAGGGTACACAGTGTGAAAAAAGCTGCAATAATTTGCAGGATAATTGCTGGAACTCCAGTAAATGAAGTTGATGGTGAATATGAAGGACCTGGCTCAACTGGGTTAGGAAAAATGCAGTTTAGCTTAGAGAAATTTGTAGCAAAAAATCCCAGTTCTATTCTTCCTTGTTTTGTAATAATTTTCAGCTAA